In one window of bacterium DNA:
- the cdaA gene encoding diadenylate cyclase CdaA produces MYKLISSISIIDIVDISIVSFVVYRLFVLVKGTRAMQTLKGFLVLIVLFYISSQYHINTIYWIMRNFWTISLVSFVIIFQPEVRKALAQMGQRKLWIKSFFKSEEEFIQEVVRAVTILAKEKIGALIVFEKNMGLKNYIESGVRLDSRVSVELILTIFHPGTALHDGAIIIRGGQIASACCLLPLSQNPDLPSTLGTRHRAAIGLSEESDALIIIVSEETGYISLTMGGKLMKNIKEETLLEMLSLYTSPFQEEEFKSGS; encoded by the coding sequence ATGTATAAACTAATAAGTTCTATTAGTATTATAGATATTGTTGATATTTCTATAGTTAGCTTTGTGGTTTATCGGCTATTTGTTTTAGTTAAAGGAACAAGGGCCATGCAAACCTTGAAAGGATTCTTAGTCCTAATTGTCTTGTTTTATATTTCTTCTCAATACCATATTAATACTATTTACTGGATCATGAGAAATTTTTGGACCATAAGCTTAGTAAGTTTTGTAATTATTTTTCAACCAGAGGTTAGGAAAGCTTTGGCCCAGATGGGACAAAGGAAATTGTGGATAAAAAGCTTCTTTAAGAGTGAAGAAGAGTTTATTCAAGAAGTAGTAAGAGCAGTTACAATTTTAGCTAAGGAGAAAATAGGAGCTTTAATTGTCTTTGAGAAAAATATGGGTTTAAAAAATTATATTGAATCTGGCGTAAGATTAGATAGTCGAGTTTCGGTAGAGCTTATCTTGACTATCTTTCATCCAGGAACTGCCCTTCATGATGGAGCTATTATTATCAGAGGGGGACAGATTGCTTCGGCTTGTTGCTTACTTCCCTTAAGTCAGAATCCAGATCTACCTAGTACTTTAGGGACTAGACATCGAGCCGCTATAGGATTAAGCGAAGAGAGTGATGCTTTAATTATTATTGTTTCTGAAGAAACAGGCTATATCTCTTTAACGATGGGGGGTAAATTAATGAAAAATATTAAAGAAGAAACTTTATTAGAGATGCTTTCTTTGTATACTTCTCCTTTTCAAGAAGAAGAGTTCAAATCAGGGTCTTAA
- a CDS encoding glycosyltransferase — protein sequence MNISVISTLKNEKDSIRSFLENLLNQSLQPQEIVLVDGGSSDGTISIIKEFMEKDPKIKLIAEENTGISKGRNIAIKEARGDIIAVVDVCNFINKDWLRKLVEPFIKDYERWDVSGGYYIPEIKSFFEECLAAVIYHPIYEIDPAKFNPSSRSIAFKKKVWELVGGYPELYYAGEDLIFDLKLKYRGYKFYFAKEALVSYQMEPTLYKFFRKYRLYGYGDGQANLWPLRYLIRYSTYLSGILLLFLGFKHPYLWGLLSFFAFLYLARPYRRIHFLGYLKERCLLSKLKAYLAIPLILVTGDLGKMLGYIEGQSERVRGFNKSKKINKYTGH from the coding sequence ATGAATATTTCGGTAATTTCTACTTTAAAGAATGAAAAAGATTCCATCAGGTCTTTCTTAGAAAATTTACTTAATCAGAGTCTTCAACCCCAAGAGATTGTCCTAGTAGATGGAGGTTCTTCTGATGGCACTATTTCAATTATTAAAGAATTTATGGAAAAAGATCCAAAGATAAAATTAATCGCAGAAGAAAATACTGGTATTTCTAAGGGAAGAAATATAGCCATTAAGGAGGCCAGGGGAGATATTATTGCTGTGGTTGATGTCTGTAACTTTATAAATAAAGATTGGCTTCGAAAGTTAGTCGAGCCTTTTATCAAAGATTATGAAAGGTGGGATGTATCTGGTGGATATTATATTCCAGAGATCAAAAGCTTTTTTGAAGAATGCTTGGCGGCGGTTATCTACCATCCTATTTATGAAATAGATCCGGCGAAATTTAATCCTTCTAGTCGGTCAATAGCTTTTAAAAAAAAGGTTTGGGAATTAGTAGGAGGATACCCGGAACTATATTACGCAGGAGAAGACTTAATCTTTGATTTAAAGCTAAAGTACCGAGGATATAAATTTTATTTTGCTAAAGAAGCTCTGGTTTCTTACCAAATGGAACCAACTTTATATAAATTTTTTAGGAAGTATCGACTTTATGGTTATGGTGATGGTCAAGCTAATTTATGGCCTCTACGTTATCTGATTAGATATTCTACTTATCTAAGTGGAATTTTACTTCTCTTCTTAGGATTTAAGCATCCTTATCTTTGGGGATTGTTAAGCTTTTTTGCTTTTTTATATTTAGCTCGACCTTATCGAAGAATACATTTCTTAGGTTATCTAAAAGAAAGATGTCTCTTATCTAAACTAAAAGCATATTTAGCTATACCTTTAATCTTAGTTACTGGTGATTTAGGTAAGATGTTAGGTTATATCGAAGGTCAATCTGAAAGGGTGAGAGGTTTTAATAAATCTAAAAAGATAAATAAGTATACGGGACATTAA
- a CDS encoding pyridoxine 5'-phosphate synthase: MRLGVNIDHIATIREARGGKEPDPIYAAVLAEIGGCFGITVHLREDRRHIKDRDVRLLREIIKTKLNLEMAATDEITKVALSIKPDQVTLVPEKREELTTEGGLDVIENFDQISHVVSTLQEKKIIVYLFIDPEEEQVKKAKKTGAAGIEIHTGVYSQAILEEDLERELKRVETVVQLANKLKLKINAGHGLNYQNVRPIAQIPFIKELNIGHSIISRASLVGMVQAVKEMVFLTQRKI, translated from the coding sequence ATGAGATTAGGAGTAAATATTGACCATATTGCGACTATTAGAGAAGCCAGAGGAGGAAAAGAACCTGATCCTATTTATGCAGCCGTATTAGCTGAAATAGGAGGGTGTTTTGGGATTACCGTGCACTTAAGAGAAGATCGGCGCCATATTAAGGATCGAGATGTCAGGCTTTTAAGAGAGATAATCAAGACTAAACTAAATTTAGAAATGGCTGCGACTGATGAAATAACAAAGGTGGCTCTTTCTATTAAGCCCGATCAAGTTACTTTAGTGCCAGAGAAGAGGGAAGAGTTAACGACTGAAGGAGGTTTAGATGTGATAGAGAATTTTGATCAGATAAGCCATGTGGTTTCAACCCTTCAAGAAAAGAAGATTATCGTTTATCTCTTTATTGATCCAGAAGAAGAGCAGGTTAAAAAGGCCAAGAAGACTGGGGCTGCGGGGATAGAGATTCATACTGGTGTTTATAGTCAGGCTATCTTGGAAGAAGATCTAGAAAGAGAGTTAAAGCGAGTTGAAACGGTGGTTCAATTAGCTAATAAATTAAAGTTAAAGATTAATGCTGGCCATGGTTTAAATTATCAAAATGTTAGACCTATTGCCCAAATACCATTTATTAAAGAGTTAAACATTGGCCATAGTATTATAAGCAGAGCTTCATTAGTGGGAATGGTTCAAGCTGTGAAAGAGATGGTTTTTTTAACTCAAAGGAAGATATAG
- the glmM gene encoding phosphoglucosamine mutase produces the protein MNKLFGTDGIRGVANVYPMDPETVLKIAQACAIVFKDKERSRVLIGRDTRISGQMIESALVAGLTSRGINCIKVGVLPTPAIAYLTKSLGYRAGMVISASHNPMADNGIKIIGQDGLKLLDELEEEIEEEIENKIRSDKVKKEVTGKEIGYAGEMKDAAGLYLKFLKSITKLKDLNKLKIVIDCAHGATSEVAPLLFKELGGEVFPINNSPNGTNINLNCGSQYPEIVSKEVLKHKADIGLSFDGDGDRLIAVDEKGKVVDGDFMMLMVAAYLKEKDKLRNNLLIITQMSNFGLEKALKELNIDFIRTKVGDRYVLKEMIEKEALIGGEQSGHIIFRDISSAGDGIISALKLIEIMLEKSKPLSQLTTLMTRFPQILVNVKVRERIEFSKIAEVERIIKESEKRIADKGRILVRYSGTEPLARVMVEGDSQEEITEIAKNISAVIEKYIGV, from the coding sequence ATGAATAAGTTATTTGGAACAGATGGCATAAGAGGAGTAGCTAATGTTTATCCTATGGATCCAGAGACAGTCTTGAAGATAGCCCAAGCTTGTGCTATTGTCTTTAAAGATAAGGAAAGATCAAGAGTACTTATTGGTAGAGATACTAGAATTTCAGGACAGATGATAGAAAGTGCTTTAGTAGCTGGACTTACTTCAAGGGGTATTAATTGTATAAAAGTTGGAGTTTTGCCTACTCCAGCGATTGCTTATCTTACCAAGAGTTTAGGTTATCGAGCTGGAATGGTAATTTCTGCTTCTCATAATCCTATGGCTGATAATGGTATTAAAATTATTGGCCAGGATGGTCTTAAACTTTTAGATGAATTAGAAGAAGAGATAGAAGAAGAGATAGAAAATAAAATAAGAAGCGATAAGGTGAAAAAAGAAGTTACCGGAAAAGAAATTGGTTATGCTGGAGAGATGAAAGATGCTGCTGGTCTTTATCTTAAGTTCTTAAAATCTATTACTAAATTAAAAGATTTAAATAAGCTAAAGATAGTAATTGATTGTGCTCATGGAGCGACAAGTGAAGTTGCTCCTTTACTCTTTAAAGAATTAGGCGGTGAAGTCTTTCCTATTAATAATTCACCAAATGGGACTAACATTAATTTAAATTGTGGTTCACAATATCCTGAAATAGTAAGTAAAGAAGTTTTAAAACATAAAGCTGATATTGGTCTTTCTTTTGATGGTGATGGTGATCGCTTAATTGCGGTTGATGAAAAAGGAAAGGTGGTGGATGGTGACTTTATGATGTTAATGGTAGCTGCTTATTTAAAAGAAAAGGATAAGCTTAGAAATAATCTATTAATTATTACCCAGATGAGTAATTTTGGCTTAGAAAAAGCTTTAAAAGAATTAAATATTGATTTTATTAGAACAAAAGTAGGAGATCGTTATGTCTTAAAAGAGATGATAGAGAAAGAAGCTCTTATTGGTGGGGAACAGTCAGGGCACATTATCTTTCGAGATATTAGCTCTGCGGGAGATGGAATTATTTCAGCTTTAAAATTAATAGAGATAATGTTAGAAAAGAGTAAACCACTTTCACAACTTACTACTCTTATGACTCGATTTCCTCAAATATTAGTGAATGTTAAAGTAAGAGAAAGGATTGAATTTAGTAAAATAGCCGAGGTGGAAAGAATAATCAAGGAGAGTGAGAAAAGGATAGCTGATAAAGGGAGGATCTTAGTAAGATATTCTGGAACAGAACCTTTAGCTAGGGTAATGGTAGAAGGAGACAGCCAAGAAGAGATTACCGAAATAGCTAAAAACATCTCAGCAGTTATTGAGAAATATATTGGAGTGTAA
- the glmS gene encoding glutamine--fructose-6-phosphate transaminase (isomerizing) has product MCGIIGYVGKREAKEVLIEGLRRLEYRGYDSAGISVLNQGEIKTVKTVGKLFRLEEALKESLLSGNIGIGHTRWATHGRPSNENAHPHSDCYNQVVVAHNGIIENYIELREELKNKGHILTSETDTEIIAHLIEEYLKISCFEKAVLLSLKALKGAYAVGVIYNQCPDTIIAARLGSPLIIGLGQEEHFIASDIPAILNHTREVIFLDEEEVAIIKAKEVKVMDLEGKVKLKTSHRVEWNPVLAEKGGYKHFMLKEIHEQPMAIEDTMRGKLKEDDVFLEEINLSEEDINKIDRIFIVACGTSYHAALIGKFMIEELANIPTEVDIGSEFRYRNPIINDKVLFITISQSGETADSIAALREAKKKKAKVISICNVLGSTITRESDGVIYTHAGPEIGVASTKAFTTQIVVLYMLAIYLGRRRKMLSSQEIKELILELRRLPQHVVDVLKSMEEIKNYTKLYFKCSDFLFLGRGINYPIALEGALKLKEISYIHAEGYPAGEMKHGPIALIDENMPVVVIATQSKVYHKTISNIEEVRARDGIVIALANSDDQKIANLANHVTHIPKTSELLIPVLNIIPLQALAYYIADKRGCDVDQPRNLAKSVTVE; this is encoded by the coding sequence ATGTGTGGTATTATTGGTTATGTAGGTAAAAGAGAAGCAAAAGAAGTCTTGATTGAAGGCTTAAGACGTTTAGAATATCGAGGTTATGATTCGGCTGGTATATCTGTTCTCAATCAAGGAGAGATAAAGACTGTAAAAACAGTAGGAAAGTTATTTCGATTGGAGGAAGCTCTTAAAGAATCACTTCTATCTGGTAATATAGGTATTGGCCATACGAGATGGGCTACCCATGGTCGGCCAAGCAATGAAAATGCACATCCTCATTCTGACTGTTATAATCAAGTGGTGGTTGCTCATAATGGAATTATAGAAAATTATATAGAATTAAGAGAAGAATTAAAGAATAAAGGTCATATCTTAACTTCAGAAACAGATACAGAGATTATTGCTCATTTAATTGAAGAATACCTCAAGATAAGTTGTTTTGAGAAAGCTGTCTTATTAAGCCTAAAAGCTTTAAAAGGTGCTTATGCGGTAGGAGTAATTTATAATCAATGCCCTGATACCATTATTGCCGCTCGTTTAGGAAGTCCGCTTATTATTGGCTTAGGCCAAGAGGAACATTTTATTGCCTCAGACATTCCAGCTATCTTAAATCATACCCGAGAGGTTATTTTCTTGGACGAAGAAGAAGTAGCCATTATCAAAGCTAAAGAAGTTAAGGTAATGGATTTAGAGGGAAAGGTAAAACTAAAGACTTCTCACCGGGTGGAATGGAATCCTGTTTTAGCTGAAAAGGGTGGTTATAAGCATTTTATGTTAAAAGAAATCCACGAACAACCCATGGCTATTGAAGATACCATGAGAGGGAAGTTAAAAGAAGATGATGTCTTTTTAGAAGAGATAAATTTAAGTGAAGAAGATATCAATAAGATAGACAGGATCTTTATCGTAGCTTGTGGCACTTCATACCACGCTGCTTTAATAGGAAAATTCATGATAGAGGAATTAGCTAATATTCCTACAGAAGTGGATATTGGTTCAGAATTTAGATATCGGAATCCAATCATTAATGATAAAGTTTTATTTATTACCATTAGTCAATCAGGGGAGACAGCAGATTCTATTGCGGCTTTACGAGAAGCTAAAAAAAAGAAAGCTAAGGTTATTTCTATCTGTAATGTCTTAGGGAGTACTATTACCCGAGAATCAGACGGAGTGATTTATACTCACGCTGGTCCAGAGATTGGAGTAGCTTCAACCAAGGCTTTTACTACCCAAATAGTAGTTTTGTATATGTTAGCTATTTATTTAGGAAGAAGAAGAAAGATGTTATCTTCTCAAGAAATTAAGGAGCTAATCTTAGAATTAAGAAGACTTCCTCAACATGTAGTTGATGTTTTAAAGAGTATGGAAGAGATCAAGAATTATACAAAACTATATTTTAAGTGTAGTGATTTTCTCTTTTTGGGACGGGGGATAAATTATCCTATTGCTCTTGAAGGAGCCTTAAAACTTAAAGAGATATCTTATATTCATGCGGAAGGTTATCCAGCGGGAGAGATGAAGCATGGACCTATTGCTTTAATTGACGAAAATATGCCAGTTGTGGTAATAGCTACTCAAAGTAAAGTCTATCATAAGACCATAAGTAATATTGAAGAAGTAAGGGCCAGGGATGGCATTGTGATTGCCTTAGCTAATAGTGATGATCAAAAGATTGCAAACTTAGCTAATCATGTGACGCATATTCCTAAAACTAGTGAATTACTTATTCCAGTCTTAAATATTATTCCTTTACAGGCATTAGCTTATTATATTGCTGATAAAAGAGGTTGTGATGTAGATCAACCTCGAAATTTAGCTAAAAGTGTTACTGTAGAATAA
- a CDS encoding PBP1A family penicillin-binding protein, whose protein sequence is MGTIISLSRSLPTLEPLEKYKGSKHWELPTKVYDLNNEIIAEFCEERREIISLSALPNHLINAVIATEDADFYKHKGVNLKGLMRAFYKNLMAGHIKEGGSSITQQLAKALFLTPERTFSRKIQEIFLAFHIERRYTKNEILERYLNKIYFGHGAYGIESAALWYFGKQAKDLNLAESALLAGLPKAPNTYSPIKNPSLGKKRQAFVLSRMLELEFITEDEAKEAIKTLNIELRERESKEDVIRSKAIINKAPYFTEYIRQQLEKKYERHIIYKEGLKIYTTLDLNIQRAAAEALISKLAWINGLSRTKLKPEVEINQESGAEITTEISDEEWKAQVRGQRIEGCFLATNPKNGYILAMVGGSGFTKDNQLNRTIQAKRQAGSVFKPIVYTAAIDTDFRASDTIYDAPVVYKYGDKEWAPKNYKGVYYGQVTLRTALAHSINVASVKLLEKVGVSKVIAYAKRVGVKSHLTANMSLALGTSEVTPIEMVVAFGVFANQGIKVEPFSIRYIEDQEGNLLEENISSQIRVISEETAYIMTNMLKEVVRSGTAAYSVGNSVNRPVAGKTGTTNDYADAWFIGFTPDLVAGVWVGYDKGRISLGSGRSGGAIAGPIFADFINKALKDTPVKDFSVPNNICFATIDATTGKLTKETCPRKIKEAFAIGTVPTEYCDKEHQEKEEVLKEKEEGLQEILSND, encoded by the coding sequence GTGGGAACAATTATTAGTCTTTCTCGAAGCTTACCCACTCTTGAGCCATTAGAGAAATATAAAGGATCAAAGCATTGGGAGTTGCCAACTAAAGTCTATGACCTTAATAATGAAATTATTGCTGAATTTTGCGAGGAAAGAAGAGAGATTATAAGTTTATCGGCTCTTCCTAATCATTTAATCAATGCTGTTATTGCCACTGAAGATGCAGACTTTTATAAACATAAGGGTGTAAATTTAAAGGGATTGATGAGAGCTTTTTACAAAAATTTAATGGCTGGACATATTAAAGAAGGTGGAAGTTCTATTACCCAACAATTAGCTAAAGCTTTATTCTTAACACCAGAACGTACTTTTTCTCGGAAGATTCAAGAAATCTTTTTAGCTTTCCATATCGAGAGAAGATATACCAAGAATGAAATTTTAGAGCGGTATCTTAATAAGATTTACTTTGGTCATGGAGCTTATGGAATAGAGTCAGCTGCTCTATGGTATTTTGGAAAGCAGGCTAAAGATTTAAATTTAGCTGAAAGTGCGCTGTTAGCTGGTCTTCCTAAAGCTCCAAATACTTATTCTCCTATTAAAAACCCCTCGCTTGGAAAGAAACGTCAAGCTTTTGTTCTTTCCCGAATGTTGGAGTTAGAGTTCATTACTGAAGATGAAGCTAAAGAAGCTATAAAGACTTTAAATATAGAGCTACGGGAAAGAGAATCTAAAGAAGATGTGATTAGAAGTAAGGCCATTATTAATAAAGCTCCTTATTTTACCGAATATATCCGCCAACAGTTAGAAAAGAAGTACGAAAGACATATTATCTACAAAGAAGGTCTTAAAATTTATACAACTTTAGATTTAAATATACAAAGGGCAGCTGCGGAAGCTTTAATTAGTAAATTAGCCTGGATTAATGGTCTTTCTCGGACTAAGCTTAAACCTGAAGTGGAAATCAACCAAGAAAGTGGAGCAGAAATTACTACTGAAATTAGTGATGAAGAATGGAAGGCTCAAGTAAGAGGACAAAGGATCGAAGGATGTTTCTTGGCCACAAATCCAAAAAATGGGTATATTTTAGCTATGGTAGGTGGAAGTGGATTTACTAAAGATAATCAACTAAATAGAACTATTCAAGCGAAAAGACAAGCTGGTTCTGTCTTTAAACCTATTGTCTATACAGCGGCTATTGATACAGATTTTAGAGCTTCAGATACGATCTACGATGCTCCGGTGGTTTATAAATATGGGGACAAAGAATGGGCTCCGAAAAATTATAAAGGGGTGTATTATGGACAAGTTACCCTTAGAACTGCCTTAGCTCATTCTATTAATGTAGCTTCAGTGAAATTATTAGAAAAGGTTGGTGTTTCCAAAGTAATTGCTTATGCTAAAAGGGTGGGCGTAAAAAGTCATCTTACAGCCAATATGTCTTTAGCTTTAGGAACCTCTGAGGTTACTCCTATAGAGATGGTGGTAGCTTTTGGAGTTTTTGCTAATCAAGGAATTAAGGTAGAACCTTTTTCTATCCGTTATATTGAGGATCAGGAGGGTAATTTATTAGAGGAGAACATTTCTTCTCAGATTAGAGTAATTTCAGAAGAGACTGCTTATATAATGACCAATATGCTAAAAGAGGTGGTCAGGAGCGGAACTGCTGCTTACTCAGTAGGAAACAGTGTTAATAGGCCAGTAGCTGGGAAGACAGGAACAACTAATGATTATGCTGATGCTTGGTTTATTGGATTTACTCCAGATTTAGTAGCTGGAGTGTGGGTAGGTTACGACAAAGGAAGGATTTCTTTAGGAAGTGGGCGGAGTGGAGGAGCCATAGCCGGCCCTATATTTGCTGATTTTATAAATAAAGCCTTGAAAGATACTCCAGTGAAAGATTTTTCAGTGCCTAATAATATCTGTTTTGCTACCATCGATGCTACTACTGGAAAATTGACCAAGGAAACTTGTCCTCGTAAAATTAAAGAAGCTTTTGCCATAGGAACAGTTCCCACAGAATATTGCGATAAAGAACATCAAGAAAAAGAAGAAGTTCTTAAAGAAAAAGAAGAAGGACTTCAGGAAATATTAAGCAATGATTAA
- a CDS encoding polysaccharide biosynthesis protein, with translation MTNKQGEKRKKRVLVVGAGVAGEMVVAEILNHPEINQEIVGLVDDDLKKLGKIVYGKVVLGTSDDIHKICLEEKVEEILMAIPSAKGKTIRKIIEKCKKTKVDFKIVPGIYEIITGDVYINQIREVLPADLLGRETVKINFNEILPFLENKRILVTGGAGSIGGELCKQIARFNIERLIILDNNENNLYFKEIDLLKDNPHLNLETIIVNIREYQKIEKIFQKFLPHLIFHAAAYKHVPLMERYPEEAVKNNILVTKNLMEVAHKYKAEKFILISTDKAVNPTSIMGATKRVAELLRQLFVKSETKFIVVRFGNVLGSDGSVVPLFKKQILQGGPVTITHPEVKRYFMTIPEAVSLIIQATFLGKGGEVFALDMGEQIKITDLAKELITLSGLIPQEDIEIKFIGLRPGEKLFEELLTEKENLKVTKYEKIMIASPDKIKIEELKQSLAALEKTSQKEDIIKIFKEILPNYSPSNNQQF, from the coding sequence TTGACGAATAAGCAGGGAGAAAAAAGGAAAAAGAGAGTCTTAGTGGTAGGTGCTGGTGTAGCGGGAGAGATGGTCGTAGCTGAAATACTTAACCATCCTGAAATAAACCAAGAAATAGTAGGCTTGGTTGATGATGATCTTAAAAAGTTAGGTAAGATAGTTTATGGTAAAGTAGTTTTAGGCACAAGTGATGATATTCATAAGATCTGCTTAGAAGAAAAGGTTGAAGAAATCTTAATGGCTATTCCTTCCGCTAAGGGAAAGACCATTAGAAAGATTATTGAAAAATGTAAAAAGACTAAAGTTGATTTTAAGATTGTTCCTGGAATCTACGAGATTATTACCGGTGATGTTTATATTAATCAAATTCGAGAAGTTTTACCGGCGGATTTGTTAGGTCGTGAAACAGTTAAGATTAATTTTAATGAAATATTGCCTTTTTTAGAAAATAAGAGAATTTTAGTTACCGGAGGAGCTGGTTCTATTGGAGGTGAACTATGTAAGCAGATAGCCAGATTTAATATAGAAAGACTCATTATTTTAGATAACAATGAAAATAATCTCTACTTTAAAGAGATAGACCTTTTAAAAGATAATCCTCATTTAAATTTAGAAACCATAATTGTTAATATTAGAGAATATCAAAAAATAGAAAAAATCTTTCAAAAATTTCTTCCTCATCTTATATTCCATGCTGCAGCTTATAAGCATGTACCACTAATGGAAAGATATCCAGAAGAAGCCGTAAAGAATAACATCTTGGTTACTAAGAATTTAATGGAAGTTGCTCATAAATATAAAGCCGAGAAATTTATTTTAATCTCGACAGATAAAGCCGTTAATCCTACCAGTATTATGGGAGCCACTAAAAGAGTAGCTGAACTATTAAGGCAGCTCTTTGTAAAGAGTGAGACAAAATTTATCGTGGTAAGATTTGGAAATGTTCTTGGTAGCGATGGAAGCGTGGTTCCTCTTTTTAAAAAGCAAATTTTACAGGGAGGTCCGGTAACCATTACTCACCCTGAAGTAAAACGTTATTTCATGACCATCCCAGAAGCTGTTTCTTTAATTATTCAAGCTACTTTTCTTGGAAAGGGAGGAGAAGTCTTTGCTTTAGATATGGGGGAACAGATAAAGATTACGGATCTAGCTAAGGAATTAATTACTCTTTCTGGTTTAATTCCTCAAGAAGATATCGAAATTAAGTTTATTGGCCTTCGTCCAGGAGAAAAGCTTTTTGAAGAATTGTTAACTGAGAAGGAAAATCTCAAGGTGACAAAGTATGAAAAGATCATGATAGCTTCTCCAGATAAGATAAAGATAGAAGAATTAAAGCAAAGTTTAGCTGCCTTAGAAAAAACTTCTCAGAAGGAAGATATTATCAAGATCTTCAAAGAGATTCTGCCTAATTATAGCCCTTCAAATAATCAGCAATTCTAA
- a CDS encoding N-acetyltransferase codes for MIGVPPRGRKDGELETIIRANSIIRAFTTIYAGSTMGEGLQTGHGAMIREDNIIGNNVSIGTNAVLEFKNKIGNNVRIHSGCFMEDVEIGDYVFVGPNVVFTDDLHPMFCPTYLKCKGGAKVLDLARIGANSTILPGVVIGRNSLVGAGSVVTKDVPDYAVVVGNPAKVINDVRKLKCISGYQERPYSWPPYLNEM; via the coding sequence ATGATTGGAGTTCCCCCCCGAGGAAGAAAGGATGGGGAGTTAGAGACAATTATTAGGGCAAATTCTATCATTAGGGCTTTTACTACTATCTATGCAGGTAGTACTATGGGCGAGGGTCTTCAAACTGGCCATGGGGCCATGATCAGAGAGGATAATATTATTGGAAATAATGTAAGTATTGGGACTAATGCCGTTTTAGAGTTTAAGAATAAGATAGGAAATAATGTTCGCATTCATAGTGGGTGCTTCATGGAAGATGTAGAGATTGGTGATTATGTCTTTGTAGGGCCTAATGTAGTCTTTACTGACGATCTCCATCCAATGTTTTGTCCTACTTATTTAAAGTGCAAAGGAGGAGCTAAGGTCTTAGACTTGGCTCGGATTGGAGCTAATTCTACTATTTTGCCGGGAGTAGTTATTGGCAGAAATTCATTAGTGGGTGCAGGCTCGGTAGTAACGAAAGATGTTCCTGATTATGCGGTGGTGGTAGGCAATCCAGCTAAAGTAATTAATGATGTCAGAAAGCTTAAATGTATCTCGGGATATCAGGAAAGACCTTATTCATGGCCACCATATCTTAATGAGATGTAA